In the Hevea brasiliensis isolate MT/VB/25A 57/8 unplaced genomic scaffold, ASM3005281v1 Scaf105, whole genome shotgun sequence genome, CCAAAGCTGAAGGATCcaagaagcttctccataccttgtcttATTGGTAACATGACTATAGACAAGGCACTCTGTGACCTAGGTGTAAGTGTAAGTCTAATACCACTGTCAATATGTAAGAAGCTGAATGTAGGAGAGCTTAAATCTATAACAATTTCACTGCAACTGGCTGACTGGTCTATAAAGTACCCTATGGGCATCTTAGATAATGTCACTATTAAGGTGGAAAAGTTCTTCATCTCAGTTGATTTTGTTGTTTTGGAAATGGAGGAAGACgttcaaattcctatcatcctAGGAAGACCTTTCTTAGCAACCGTCGGAGCTATCATAAATGTTAAGAATGGGTGGttaactctcaaggtaggagatgaagaagtggaattcaacctaTT is a window encoding:
- the LOC131176434 gene encoding uncharacterized protein LOC131176434 → MPSYTKFLKKILSKKRKLKDYETVALTEECSAILQNKLPPKLKDPRSFSIPCLIGNMTIDKALCDLGVSVSLIPLSICKKLNVGELKSITISLQLADWSIKYPMGILDNVTIKVEKFFISVDFVVLEMEEDVQIPIILGRPFLATVGAIINVKNGWLTLKVGDEEVEFNLFRMMKHKLEPNECLKVDIVNKIAEEEFHKAHLEDPLG